Below is a genomic region from Cellulomonas sp. P24.
CGAGGTCGGCGTCGACCTCGCCGGTGAGCACGATCCGTGTGCGCTCGGGACCGACGATCACGTGCACGGTCCCGGGCTCGACGGCCGTGGGTCGGCTCCCGGTGCTCGCTGCGTCTCGGACGGGCTCGTCCGGCGTCGGGCTGTTACCGTCGCGCACGATGCTCCTCTCGGGTCGGCCGAGGTCCGGGACGGATCCTCCGGACAGCCCGGGCGAGCTGCTGACCTGTGGGCACGCTAGACGATCGGAGGTGGTCGTGGTCAACCCTTCGGACCGGGACCCGTCGGACGCGGCGCTCTCCGAGGTGCGCGACCGCGCCCTGCAGGCCACCAGCGCGGCCTTCATGATCATCGACGCGACCGTGCCGGGTCGGCCGATCGTCTGGGTGAACGACGCCTTCACCCGGACGACCGGCTACCCGCTCGCACAGGTGCGCGGCCGCAGCGCGACCGTCCTGATCGGTCCCGAGACGGACCTCGCGACGATCGCCGCGTTCTCGGCCGCGATGTCGGCGGGACGCAGCGCGTCCGGGACGCTGGTCTCCTACCGGGCGGACGGGAGCCCGTTCTGGAACCACACCTCGCTCGCCCCGGTGCCCGATGCCACCGGACGGATCACGCACTGGGTCGTCAACCAGGTCGACGTCACGGACGAGATCACGACCAGCGCGGCACAGCGTCACGAGGTCGAGGTCGAGCGGCAGGCCCGGCACGAGCTCGCGGTCCTCACGGAGGTCTCGAACCTTCTGATGGATCTCGACGACCCGCACGCCCTGCAGGCGATCGCGGACGAGCTCGCCGGGCGCCTCATCGAGTGGGCCGGGTTCTTCCTCAACGACGGCGGTCTGCACGCCGCCGAGGGCATCGACGTGGACGCGCCACCGAGCGGGCGCGGTCGTCGGCACGGTGGCGGGGACATCCGCGACGGGGCTCGCGACGCACCCGACGACCCGCACGCGTCCGACCCCGTCCAGCAGCTCCTCGACGGTGGCGGCGAGCAGCCGGTCGACCTCGACCTCGGGGGGACGTTCCCGGACCGGACCGCGTCGCGCTGGCTCGCCGACCACCTGCGCGCGGTCCTCGGGCCACGGGGCGTCACGACCGTCGTCCTCTTCCCGGTCGAGGGGCGCGGTCGCATCCTCGGGCTCCTGGCCGTCGTGCCACGCGCGCGGACCGGCACCTCGGGGTTCGCACCGAGCACGCTCAGCGTGCTCGACCTCACGGTGCGTCGCGTCGGTCTCGCGGTCGACAACGTCCGCCTGTATGCACAGGAGCATGCCCTCGCCGAGACCCTGCAGAGCGCGATGCTGCCGCAGCAGGCCCAGATCGAGGGCGTCGACGTGTGGACGTACTACTCGCCGAACACGGGCCACGCCCAGATCGGCGGCGACTGGTACGACGTCCTGCAGGTGTCGCCGGACGTCGTGGCGGTCGTGATCGGGGACGTCGTCGGGCACGACGTCGAGGCGGCCGCCGCGATGGGCCAGCTCCGGTCCGTGGTGCGCTCGTTCGCGCTCGAGCTCGCGACCCCGGGGCCGGTGCTGGAGCGCGTGGACCAGGTCGTGAGCGGCATGACGATGAGCCGGGCCGCGAGCATGGCGCTCGTGACCCTCACGCACCAGGACGGGACCTGGCGGCTCGAGTACGCGCGCGCGGGTCACCTGCCGGCGCTGCTCGTGCGCGACGGGCACCCGACGCTGCTCGACGACGCGGGCGGCCCGCTGATCGGGTTCGGTGGCCGTCCGCGCGCCACGGCGCACCACGACCTGCGCCCGGGGGACGTGCTCGTCCTCTACACGGACGGTCTGATCGAGCGGCGCGACCGGCCGTTGCGGGAGGGGCTGACCGCCCTGCAGGACCTCGCGTGCGGCATCACGGCGATCGATGCCGCCGGGATCGGTGAGGACCTCGTCGCCGGGCTCGTCGACCGGCCGGAGGACGACGTCGCCGTGGTCGTCGTCCGCCTGCCCGACCACGCGACGGACGACCGGGTGCACGCGCACAGCCGCAGTGCGCGCCGGTGGGTGCTGCCGAGCGAGCCGGCATCGATCGGGCGGGCCCGTCATGCGGTGATCCGCACGGGTCGTGCCTGGGGGCTCACCGACATCGGGAGCGCGGAGCTGGTCGCGTCCGAGCTCGTCGCGAACGCCGTCCTGCACGGCTGGGGGCCGATCTCCCTGCGGCTGTTCGACACCGGGGACGGGCTGAGGATCGAGGTCGAGGACGCCAACCCGGCGCCGCCCGTGACGACCGACGGTCATCCCGGGCGCGTCGGCGGCTACGGCATGCGCATCGTCGAGCGGCTCGCGGACTGGGGCTGGCGCCCGCTGCCGAAGGGCAAGCTCGTCTGGGCGCGGATGCGGGTCGCCGAGGTCCGGGGTCCCGAGGACTAGCGCGGGCGCGACGGCAGGAGCGCGAGGACGAGGACGGCCCCACCGGCCGCGGCCGCTGCGCCGGCCGCCATGGCGACCCCGGTTCCGCTCATGAACGCGGCGCGGGCGGCGTGGGCCACGACCGGTCCGATCGTCCCGCCGGCTGCGTCCGCCACGGCGAGCGCACCGCCGAGGGAGCCGTGGATCGCGTGCGCGGCTGCCTCCGGCACGGGGTGACCGGCGAGAGCCGCGGACACCGACGACTGGTACCGGGTCGACAGCACGGACCCGATCACGGCGACGCCGAACGCCCCGCCGACCTGCAGGGCCACGGCGTTGACCGCCGACCCGATACCGGCGTCGCCCCGGGGGACCGAGCCGACGACCGAGTTCGTCGCCGTCGGCAGCAGCAGTCCCGCCCCGCACCCGATGAGCAGCAGCCCGGGAACGACGTCGGTGTAGACCGTGGCCGCGGTCGACACGGCCGAGACCTGCCACAGCCCGGCGGCGATCGCGGCCAGGCCGGCTGCAGCGGTGCCCTTCGTCCCGATGGCGTGGACGGCGTGGGCGGAGAGCGCCGCACTCACGACGAGGACGCCGGCGAGCGGGAGGATGCGCAGCCCTGCCTGGAGCGGCGTGTAGGCCAGGTCCGACTGCAGGAACTGCGTCTGCACGAACAGCGACCCCAGCAGGCCGAATGCCCCAAGGGTCTCGGCGGCCGCAGCGACGGAGAACCGGCGGTCGGCGAAGCACCCGAGGGGGAGCATCGGATGGCTGCTGCGGGCCTCCCAGACCACGAAGGCGAGCAGCACGCCGACGCCACCGACGCCGGCCCGGACGACCGGCGCCGACGTCCAGCCGTCCACCGGGGCCTGGATGATGGCCCAGAGCACCAGGCCCAGGCCGGCAACGGAGAGCACCGCACCGGTCGGATCGGCGGGCTGAGGGGCAAGGTTCCTCGACTCGGGCACCACCAGCACGGCGCCGACGAGCCCGGCGGCGACGACAGGGAGGTTGACGAGGAAGATCGATCCCCACCAGAACCTCTCCAGCAGGAGGCCGCCGGCGATCGGGCCGATCGCGATGCCGAGCCCGATGGTGCCGGCCCAGGCACCGATGGCCCGGACCCGCGCCGCCGGCTCGCGGAAGAGGTCGTTGATGATCGACAGCGAGGCCGGGATCGTCAGCGCGGCGCCGGCGCCCATCAGCGCTCTCCAGATGATGAGGGGGCCGGCGGAGTGCGCAACGGCGGCGCCGGCGGAACCCGCCGCGAAGACGACCAGACCGAGGAGGAAGAAGCGTCGTCGCCCGAAGCGGTCGGCCAGGCTGCCGCCGAGGAGCAGCAGGCCGGCGAGCACCATCGCGTAGGAGTCGACGATCCACTGCAGCTCGCTCGACGTCGCACCGAGGTCCCGGACGAGCGTCGGCAGGGCGACGTTGAGGATGGTGTTGTCGACGTTGATGATCAGCGCCGCAGTGCACACGACCCCCAGCGCAACGCCCCGCCTCCCTCGTCGAGTGGAGCGATGTGCGCGAGACACGCGGGCGTGTCCGCGCACATCGCTCCACTCGACCGGGGCGGGTGAGGGGGGTGACGCGGGAGTGGGTGGCATGTCGGCTCTCGATACTCACGGGTATTGAATACTGGTGAGTATGCTCGGGGATGTGGACGACGTCAACGCCATCGGGCGCCCCCGGCCGGACCGGTCGCCGGACGCGGGACCGGCGACTCGACCCCAGGGGCGACCAGGCCGTGCGGAGGTGCGTCGCCGCCTTCTCGACGCGGCGCTCGGCGTCTTCGCCGAGCACGGCTACGCCAACGCCCGTCTCGACGACGTCGCGGCGGCCGCCGGGCTCACCAAGGGCGCGATCTACTCGAACTTCACCGGCAAGGACGACATCTTCTTCGCGATGCTGGACGCGCAGGTGCGCGACCGGGTCGACGCCGTCCACGCCGCCCTGACCGCCGCCGAGGATGCCGAAGGCGCCCACGACGACGACGCCCAGGACGAGGACGCCCCGTACCGGATCGGGCGTCTCCTCGCCACGACGATCACCGAGCAGCGTGAGTGGCAGCTGGTCTTCCTCGACTTCTGGCTCCGTGCCGTGCGCGACGACGCCGTGCGCGCCCAGTTCCTCACGCACCGTCGCGAGATCCGCACCGCGATCGCCGACGCCGTGGAGCAGGTGGTCGGGAACCCGCCGACCGAGACCGGGTTCAGCATCGACGACGTCGTCACGCTCGTCCTCGCGCTGAGCAACGGCCTGACGATCGAGCAGAACATCGACCCCGGGTTCGTGAGCCCCGACCTGTTCGGCCGGGTCCTCGCGCAGCTCTCCCGGTAGCGGCCGCGGCTGCCGAGCTCCCAACCCCTCGAGCCGTCGACCCTTGAGCCGTCGACCCTTGAGCCGTCGACCCTTGAGCCGTCGACCCTAGGCCGGTCGGGCGTCGTCGCTCGCGCCGTCCGGGTCGATCCGGAACAGGTCCAGCGCGCCGCACACCTCGAGGACGAACAGGTCCCGGTCGCCCGCCCCGCGCAGCACGGTCGCGCCGCCGCGCTTGCGGCTCGCATCCGCGAGCGAGATGAGGAACGCCGCACCCGTGGAGTCCATGAAGGTCACCTGCGCCAGGTCGATCACGAGGAGCTGACGGCGGAGCCCGACGATGCGCGCGGCGATCCCGGGGAACTGATCGCGCGCGGCGAGATCGAGGTCGCCGGAGACGACCACGGTC
It encodes:
- a CDS encoding TetR/AcrR family transcriptional regulator; this translates as MDDVNAIGRPRPDRSPDAGPATRPQGRPGRAEVRRRLLDAALGVFAEHGYANARLDDVAAAAGLTKGAIYSNFTGKDDIFFAMLDAQVRDRVDAVHAALTAAEDAEGAHDDDAQDEDAPYRIGRLLATTITEQREWQLVFLDFWLRAVRDDAVRAQFLTHRREIRTAIADAVEQVVGNPPTETGFSIDDVVTLVLALSNGLTIEQNIDPGFVSPDLFGRVLAQLSR
- a CDS encoding SpoIIE family protein phosphatase; this translates as MVNPSDRDPSDAALSEVRDRALQATSAAFMIIDATVPGRPIVWVNDAFTRTTGYPLAQVRGRSATVLIGPETDLATIAAFSAAMSAGRSASGTLVSYRADGSPFWNHTSLAPVPDATGRITHWVVNQVDVTDEITTSAAQRHEVEVERQARHELAVLTEVSNLLMDLDDPHALQAIADELAGRLIEWAGFFLNDGGLHAAEGIDVDAPPSGRGRRHGGGDIRDGARDAPDDPHASDPVQQLLDGGGEQPVDLDLGGTFPDRTASRWLADHLRAVLGPRGVTTVVLFPVEGRGRILGLLAVVPRARTGTSGFAPSTLSVLDLTVRRVGLAVDNVRLYAQEHALAETLQSAMLPQQAQIEGVDVWTYYSPNTGHAQIGGDWYDVLQVSPDVVAVVIGDVVGHDVEAAAAMGQLRSVVRSFALELATPGPVLERVDQVVSGMTMSRAASMALVTLTHQDGTWRLEYARAGHLPALLVRDGHPTLLDDAGGPLIGFGGRPRATAHHDLRPGDVLVLYTDGLIERRDRPLREGLTALQDLACGITAIDAAGIGEDLVAGLVDRPEDDVAVVVVRLPDHATDDRVHAHSRSARRWVLPSEPASIGRARHAVIRTGRAWGLTDIGSAELVASELVANAVLHGWGPISLRLFDTGDGLRIEVEDANPAPPVTTDGHPGRVGGYGMRIVERLADWGWRPLPKGKLVWARMRVAEVRGPED
- a CDS encoding MFS transporter is translated as MCTAALIINVDNTILNVALPTLVRDLGATSSELQWIVDSYAMVLAGLLLLGGSLADRFGRRRFFLLGLVVFAAGSAGAAVAHSAGPLIIWRALMGAGAALTIPASLSIINDLFREPAARVRAIGAWAGTIGLGIAIGPIAGGLLLERFWWGSIFLVNLPVVAAGLVGAVLVVPESRNLAPQPADPTGAVLSVAGLGLVLWAIIQAPVDGWTSAPVVRAGVGGVGVLLAFVVWEARSSHPMLPLGCFADRRFSVAAAAETLGAFGLLGSLFVQTQFLQSDLAYTPLQAGLRILPLAGVLVVSAALSAHAVHAIGTKGTAAAGLAAIAAGLWQVSAVSTAATVYTDVVPGLLLIGCGAGLLLPTATNSVVGSVPRGDAGIGSAVNAVALQVGGAFGVAVIGSVLSTRYQSSVSAALAGHPVPEAAAHAIHGSLGGALAVADAAGGTIGPVVAHAARAAFMSGTGVAMAAGAAAAAGGAVLVLALLPSRPR
- a CDS encoding STAS domain-containing protein encodes the protein MIEISTSSATTTVVVSGDLDLAARDQFPGIAARIVGLRRQLLVIDLAQVTFMDSTGAAFLISLADASRKRGGATVLRGAGDRDLFVLEVCGALDLFRIDPDGASDDARPA